The proteins below come from a single Halostagnicola larsenii XH-48 genomic window:
- a CDS encoding class I adenylate-forming enzyme family protein, giving the protein MLYHHGEQVEHMGVLPSMSADRYGDKTAFSFMGTEQSYAELETRSNEVANVLVDHGVESGDRVGLFIPNTMQFPAAYFGVIKAGAVATPLNLRMDPETLTYILDDAGADVLIGSALLADEAQELAAAAGIETLFLPGVDDAERGIVNYSHALMEADDEFERVEREYGDIAAQPYTSGTTGRPKGVMLSHRNLLATVESYSQGGLDVGPDDTLLLVLPLFHIYGLNALLGSYVYAGSKMVLQPKPEPKNMLRAIEDHRVTKFSGVPAMYTMLFREYREDPDAYDLSSLEHVTCAAAPLAEDVRRTIEDAWETPVLEGWGMTETSPAGTLEPAIAIHKEAGCIGPPLPGIDLKIVDPATRETIVGPADLEPTPSDEIEFDDEEAVTGELAIRGDNVFEGYYNRPEKTAKVLDDEGWFYTEDIARVDADGYFWMVDRADDMIIAGGENVYPAEVESALYEHPDVAEAAVVAAPHEVKGEAPVGYVVLEEGADLTERELREFSLDYVATYAHPRRIFTVDELPRSATQKVQRYKLEEDVAERLDEPLESGTGDL; this is encoded by the coding sequence ATGCTATACCATCACGGGGAGCAGGTCGAACACATGGGAGTGCTCCCGTCGATGTCTGCAGACCGGTACGGTGACAAGACGGCGTTCTCGTTCATGGGGACCGAGCAGTCCTACGCCGAACTCGAGACGCGGTCGAACGAGGTCGCGAACGTGCTGGTCGACCACGGCGTCGAATCGGGCGACCGGGTCGGCCTATTCATTCCGAACACGATGCAGTTTCCGGCGGCGTACTTCGGCGTGATCAAGGCCGGAGCCGTCGCGACGCCGCTCAACCTGCGGATGGATCCCGAGACGCTGACGTATATCCTCGACGACGCGGGGGCGGACGTCCTCATCGGGTCGGCGCTCCTCGCGGACGAGGCTCAGGAACTGGCGGCTGCGGCGGGTATCGAGACGCTGTTTCTCCCCGGAGTCGACGACGCCGAGCGGGGGATCGTCAACTACTCGCACGCGCTGATGGAGGCCGACGACGAGTTCGAGCGGGTCGAACGCGAGTACGGCGACATCGCCGCCCAGCCTTACACCAGCGGCACGACAGGTCGACCGAAGGGCGTGATGCTCTCGCATCGCAATCTCCTGGCGACGGTCGAGAGCTACAGTCAGGGCGGACTCGACGTCGGTCCCGATGACACACTGTTGCTCGTCCTCCCGCTCTTTCACATCTACGGGCTCAACGCCCTGCTGGGTTCGTACGTCTACGCCGGATCGAAGATGGTTCTCCAACCCAAGCCCGAGCCGAAGAACATGCTCCGCGCCATCGAGGACCATCGGGTGACGAAGTTCTCCGGCGTCCCCGCGATGTACACCATGTTGTTTCGCGAGTACCGAGAGGACCCCGACGCGTACGACCTCTCCTCGCTCGAGCACGTCACCTGCGCGGCGGCACCGCTCGCGGAGGACGTCCGCCGGACGATCGAAGACGCCTGGGAAACGCCGGTCCTCGAGGGCTGGGGGATGACCGAAACCTCCCCCGCGGGAACGCTCGAGCCCGCCATCGCCATCCACAAGGAGGCGGGGTGTATCGGTCCCCCTCTCCCGGGAATCGACCTCAAGATCGTCGATCCGGCGACGAGAGAGACGATCGTCGGCCCGGCGGACCTCGAGCCCACGCCGAGCGACGAAATCGAGTTCGACGACGAGGAGGCGGTGACCGGCGAACTCGCGATTCGCGGCGACAACGTCTTCGAGGGCTACTACAACCGCCCGGAGAAGACCGCCAAGGTTCTCGACGACGAGGGCTGGTTCTACACCGAAGACATCGCCCGCGTCGACGCGGACGGCTACTTCTGGATGGTCGACCGCGCCGACGACATGATCATTGCGGGCGGGGAGAACGTCTATCCCGCGGAAGTCGAATCCGCGCTCTACGAACACCCCGACGTGGCCGAGGCAGCCGTCGTCGCGGCTCCCCACGAGGTCAAAGGCGAAGCTCCGGTCGGCTACGTCGTCCTCGAGGAAGGTGCCGACCTGACGGAACGAGAGCTACGGGAGTTCTCGCTCGATTACGTCGCGACCTACGCCCATCCGCGGCGGATCTTCACCGTCGACGAACTCCCCCGCAGCGCGACTCAGAAGGTCCAACGCTACAAACTCGAGGAAGACGTCGCCGAGCGTCTGGACGAACCGCTCGAGTCGGGGACCGGCGACTTGTAG
- a CDS encoding DUF7344 domain-containing protein translates to MTLQTDRPRTPEEANPSHPNATATSPLSRDAIFHLLQTSRRRETIRYLLEANGPVKMREVAEHVAAREHETTVEQLRSTERQRVYIPLYQSHLPKLDKNDVIDYDQSRGVISPGTHLELFRPYFEVSPRSSDDSNAESERPARPLVAGESAYYGTLTALAVSSVVASADDAFAIPDGVVLSIIGLLFASTILLFTRIGRIVPTRLDRIDRDDLPFTDQL, encoded by the coding sequence ATGACCCTCCAGACAGACCGGCCGAGGACTCCCGAGGAGGCGAACCCAAGCCATCCGAACGCAACCGCGACGAGTCCGCTCTCGCGAGACGCCATCTTTCATCTCCTGCAAACGAGCCGGCGACGGGAGACGATTCGGTACCTCCTCGAGGCGAACGGACCGGTCAAGATGCGCGAGGTCGCAGAACACGTCGCTGCCCGGGAACACGAGACGACCGTTGAACAGTTACGTTCGACCGAACGCCAGCGTGTCTACATCCCGCTCTACCAGTCGCACCTGCCGAAACTCGACAAAAACGACGTGATCGACTACGATCAGTCCCGTGGGGTCATCAGTCCGGGTACGCACCTGGAACTGTTCCGACCGTACTTCGAGGTTTCGCCGCGCAGTTCGGACGACTCGAACGCGGAATCCGAGCGGCCAGCCCGACCGCTCGTCGCCGGTGAGAGCGCCTACTACGGAACGCTCACGGCCCTGGCCGTGAGCTCCGTCGTCGCTTCTGCCGACGATGCATTCGCCATCCCCGACGGCGTCGTCCTCTCGATTATCGGACTGTTGTTCGCCTCGACGATACTGCTTTTCACCCGCATCGGTCGAATCGTTCCGACCAGACTCGATCGAATCGACCGTGATGACCTGCCTTTTACAGACCAATTGTAG
- a CDS encoding MATE family efflux transporter translates to MSAAGEDRSVDVTTGELLKPIVFLAIPLILTQLLQVAYNIADTFWVGRIGADAVAAISFAFPIIFLVISIGGGFTVAGTILIAQHKGADNDEQVDHVVGQTMSFVLLVSLIASIVGYIFAPQLLTLVGAEAGSAVHGMAVDYTRAWFIGTVTVFAFFMFQALLRGWGDTRTPLYLMTISVVLNVVLDPFLILGFEGNPLFGALGFEALESSLYSMTGFAGLGVEGAAIATVFSRAVGAVVGVWLLFSGQLGIRPSLSQFRLKLETVKTIVRLGIPAGIEQSTRALGLTVLTALVAIAGSDAVAAFGVGSRVYAVFTLLSLGIAQATEVVVGQNLGAKQTDRARRGVLLNAGIIGGAFAAMSVGVYAFATEIIDVFLTGDESAEVIRMGADFLMIVGPTFAFLGVFQILMGAFRGSGSTRIAMGFSILSLWIIQIPVAYGLIQWAGIGEAGVWYAMAISNVVSVIIAGLWFFRGTWTEGVVDTPPSPTAD, encoded by the coding sequence ATGAGCGCGGCCGGCGAAGACCGGTCCGTCGACGTGACCACCGGAGAGTTGTTGAAGCCGATCGTCTTTCTCGCGATTCCGCTCATCCTGACGCAGTTGCTTCAGGTCGCGTACAACATCGCGGATACGTTCTGGGTCGGCCGCATTGGCGCTGACGCCGTCGCCGCAATCTCCTTTGCGTTCCCGATCATCTTTCTGGTCATCAGTATCGGCGGCGGATTTACGGTCGCCGGGACTATCCTGATCGCCCAGCACAAGGGTGCGGACAACGACGAGCAGGTCGATCACGTGGTCGGACAGACGATGTCGTTCGTCCTGCTCGTCTCGCTGATAGCTTCGATCGTCGGCTACATCTTCGCGCCGCAGTTGCTCACGCTCGTCGGTGCCGAGGCCGGAAGCGCGGTCCACGGAATGGCCGTCGATTACACGCGCGCCTGGTTCATCGGGACGGTGACCGTCTTCGCGTTCTTCATGTTTCAGGCGCTGTTGCGCGGCTGGGGCGATACGCGGACGCCGCTTTATCTGATGACCATCAGCGTCGTCCTCAACGTCGTCCTCGACCCGTTCCTTATCCTCGGATTCGAAGGGAACCCGCTGTTCGGCGCGCTCGGATTTGAAGCCCTCGAGTCGTCGCTGTACTCGATGACCGGATTTGCCGGTCTCGGGGTGGAAGGCGCTGCTATCGCGACGGTGTTCAGCCGCGCAGTCGGCGCGGTCGTCGGCGTCTGGCTGCTGTTCTCGGGCCAACTGGGAATTCGCCCGTCGCTCTCGCAGTTCCGCCTGAAACTCGAGACCGTGAAAACGATCGTTCGCCTCGGCATTCCCGCCGGGATCGAACAGAGCACTCGAGCGCTCGGCCTAACGGTCCTGACGGCGCTGGTGGCCATCGCCGGTTCGGACGCCGTCGCGGCCTTCGGCGTCGGCAGTCGCGTGTACGCGGTATTCACCCTCCTCTCGCTTGGGATCGCGCAGGCGACCGAGGTCGTCGTTGGCCAGAATCTCGGAGCAAAGCAGACCGACCGCGCCCGCCGCGGCGTTCTGTTGAACGCGGGGATCATCGGCGGGGCGTTCGCGGCGATGAGCGTCGGCGTCTACGCGTTCGCAACGGAGATTATCGACGTCTTCCTGACCGGCGACGAATCGGCGGAGGTTATCCGGATGGGTGCCGACTTCCTCATGATCGTCGGCCCGACGTTCGCGTTCCTCGGGGTCTTCCAGATCCTGATGGGGGCGTTCCGGGGCAGCGGGAGCACGCGAATCGCCATGGGATTCTCAATTCTCTCGCTGTGGATCATCCAGATCCCGGTCGCCTACGGGCTGATTCAGTGGGCAGGAATCGGCGAAGCCGGCGTCTGGTACGCGATGGCCATCTCGAACGTGGTGAGCGTCATTATTGCGGGCCTCTGGTTCTTCCGAGGCACCTGGACGGAGGGCGTCGTCGACACGCCGCCCTCTCCGACTGCGGACTAG
- a CDS encoding DUF7860 family protein: MGRYGKLDYPFLTKAGFFLGLSLLVIGVGGEFVGQTYFGGLPAWEDTLLYALSIIGLLVGFFSPFVFGIFLPLTE; the protein is encoded by the coding sequence ATGGGACGCTACGGAAAACTCGATTATCCCTTTCTGACCAAAGCCGGGTTCTTCCTCGGTCTTAGTTTGCTCGTAATCGGCGTCGGCGGCGAATTCGTCGGCCAGACGTACTTCGGCGGCCTCCCCGCCTGGGAAGACACGCTCCTGTATGCTCTTTCGATCATCGGTCTTCTCGTCGGCTTCTTCTCGCCGTTCGTGTTCGGGATTTTCCTCCCGCTCACCGAATAG